In Triplophysa dalaica isolate WHDGS20190420 chromosome 19, ASM1584641v1, whole genome shotgun sequence, the sequence aataagcaTATTggatatacaataaataaaaaactgtttttagaAAGAATCAACCTAGAGTGCTGTATTATTCAGTCCCGTtgaagtataaatgttttttattaaacttacatgaaatatatataacaatggCAACAACGTTGGGttacatttaacacaaaatataatataatatgaaatataaggTAAGGTTAGGTAGATAAAATATAActggaatgaaataaaatgcaatattcaaGACAAGCATCACAGTTACATCAAGTATAAAATAGTTAAGtgatatagaaaaatatattaaaggcaatatatacaatatcctatatattgttgcttttaaaaatggGTTAAAAGATACAGCAGATACACACATAAactttatataattaaaaatagtgAGTAAAAAGTGCGGTTACGTGAAATAAAAACGCTATTCCTATCTcacaaaggcaaaacaaaattcacTTTAGTGAGTCCACAACTGTGGTAAAGTGTTCATAGCTGTCGAACACTCTGTTGTCCAATCCTAAGGAGGTCGACATCATTTTCACAGGAcaaaaagtcttttttttatattttttgtgtcccTGAGTGGGTTGGTGGCAAAGCGTACAAACAGGCAAGTTATGTACACGTGACAGTTTGACTCCAACTTGAGTAGgattgtctgtgcttttccttTTGTACACTGTAGCTCTGGACCAGGCTGAGGGGGTGTCAATACTCTGTGGTGTGTCAGTGGGGCCAGAAGACACTGTCAAGGGTGTGGTGCTGGTGGACGTAGCCGGAATCTCTTGTGTAGGAGCAGTGGATGAAGTGTTTCTTGGTGGAGGTCTGAAGACGGTAGACATGGCTGGCATTACCCGGGACGAGGTTTTAGGAGCTGTCATTACCATGTCTGATCGTTCTTTTAAGACCTTGGTCCCTGCCTTGCTGGGAATGTGTTCATACACAATCTGTTGATATACAGGTGGAGGGAGAACCGACGGTTGATGTGGTGCTGGAGGTAAGTCTTTTGAGGAGACAGAAGTAATCTTTGATATTGAGGCCGATGGCATTCTTGTTGACTGCAGGTTGATGAGCCTCTCTTGACGACGGATGAAATCCCTCACCGTCTTGTTGTTAATTTTTGGTAGAGGAATACCGACTTTACTCAGCACTGGATCCTCCACCAATATGCAGTGCTGAATTCTCTCATAGGCTTTCAGGATGGATGTATTTTCTGGGCTTGCTTTGGATTTTTGAGGTAAGCCCAGCCAAAGAAGTTTGACCAGTGTGTACATTAGCCGGTTTTGCTGAGCGCTGATGTCCTGCTGAGCCGGTGCGTACCGCTTGGCCATCTTGACACGCTGAATCACAGCAGCATCAGCAAGATCGTCCCTCTTTGTGCGGCAATACAAGGTGTTACCCCAGTGTGTTCTGTAAAGCTGATGAAACTTCTGTGGTTGCTTGTCATGTTCCATTACATCGTGCCATGCGGCGACGAGCCTGTTCCTTTGCTCTGTCATCAGGCTCAGCTTATTCTCAGTCTTGCCAATCTCCACAAGCAGAGAACAGAAGTTTTCCAGCTGGTGGAATCCAGGCAGCGGGTTGGGGCTACAGGCATCCTCCTGTTGAAAAGTAGAACAATCCCATGTTAAGATCAATTTTTTGCATCAATTGGCTTTGTAAAAACTCAGTTTACACTCAGACTAAAAAGATTGTAAAAATGCTACTGATTCATTCGAGTGAATAGAAAATGACTCACAAAGGCCGGAGGGTAAGCAGTGGTGGTTTCCTCCATGGTAAGGTTTATGTGGGCCGGGTCAGTAGTCATCCTGTCCTGGTCTGCCTCTGGGTCGCTCTGGTAGGCCTCGTCATCCTCATTGGGGTCAAGCTCGTCTGGCTGAACCACTTCCTCCTCTGGACTGGGACCATCCTTTGAGAGGTCACTGAGGGAGAAGGCAACAGATTCACCTGTGCTTTGGCTAAAGAGGTACTCCAAACCAAGCAGCTCATTTGATGTCACAGCAGCAGGGGCTTGGAAATTCTTCTCCACGGTTTCTCCAAACAGCTGCTGGCAGCGGGTGTTAAGGCGCTCGATCAGAGGTGCAGAGTAGGATCTTAGTTTTCTGCCTTTCCCACCAAACACAGCATCAGAGCTGCGGTCTGAGTTCCACCGAGCGATTCCACTAATCAGGTAAACTTGATATGGACGTGCAGCACAGTGGGGACCTTGAACCGACAGAAAAAGGCATTAAAATCATGATATGACCATACATGTTAAGGATGACTCGAAGCAGTGTTTATTTGCAGCAGGATATAAAGTAAGTACACTACAAAAAAATCAACGGATGGCACAGCAGGTGAGTATGTCAGGTGAGTATGATGCAGTTCAGCAGGCACAGATAAAGAACTATTGAGCAGGAAAGCATGAAAGGGAGAAAGGCAGAGCAGAGCAGATAATCTGACCAGAAGCTGGGTAATGAGTAGTCCAGTAATGATTAGAGCAGGCGCAGTGGTTATCCAAGAGAGGTAAGTACATTTAATAACTGGTAAGGTTCTAATAAACGTTCGGTTCACAAACTCATTTGAAGATTTCTTTCCAGGAACAAGGAGCGATAGATCTGAGAGAGTCTGTTTGGGTGATCAGACAATCAATGAGTGTGTAGCCTTGGTGTGTCCATGACAATCATGAGTAAGTGCTATCACAgcatttatgtttcataaaaTCAGACAAGAATTTGAAGGCTCcaaaatgcacatttacaaTTGGGGGGCATCACATATAAGAGGTAAGGACAGAATATCTGACAACATCTTGcacatttgtattacttttacCTGGTATCATGTGAGGCAGTGTTTTGTGGAATCCTTCCAGGCTGTTGCTTCCACGGAGACATTTGAAATAAGGAAGGTCCACCCCGTTGATGTTGGTGCTATGAGCCACTCTGTACATGCTCATCTCTGGAGGATCCTGAATGCACTCTAGGTGTCGTTGCTGGCCTTCCCATACACCGTCTATtgcttctgtaaaaaataataatgaatattcAATGAGATATTCATGAGATGGTAGACATGTGTAAGCAGCACATGATTAATatactgtttatttacatgacaCGCTCACAGCACAGTATGCAGTGCAACAATATATAGATAATAAAGTGTACATGTACCGTATATGcgcttttatatttttgcatcaAATGATTTACCTGCCGATTTGAAGAGGCTGACTCCACTCTCGTCTAGCCCAGCAGGACCTTTGAGCTCATCTATGGCTATCTGGACAAGCCGGAAGGTCTCCTGAGCCCCAAGTGTGACTCTGCGAACGTGGTGCTTCAGCTGTTCCCTGGATACATAAAGTCGCATCATGTCTTCATCAGCCACGGTGTGAAAAACTGTCGGGTCCTTCGCTCTAACAGCTTTGATGAGCAGCTCCAAGTCTGTGCGGTTGTAGGCCAGCACCGCTCCTGCTAGGGCAGACTTGAACACAGCGTACTTGGAGTGGCTGTCTGTACGAATGGCTGCATCAAAGCGATGTATCCAGTGGAAGATGTCCAAACGCACCACCATACCATTCTCAACCCACGTCTGGAATAAGCTCTCCACAGCGCTCGGGCCTTGTGCCCGACAACACCCGCGGTCAATGTACAAGATGTTGGGCACAAGTTGATTGGCCTGGTGGAAGCGGTCCATTACTCCCTGACACATTGGCTTCAGACACCGAGTGGACTCTTCACAGGTAAGAACAAATGAGACAATCTGCGAATGCTCATTGCCTATGCTGGTAAACCACTCCGCCGTGCCTTTACCCTCCCCAGACAGCTTCTTCACCACCTGCAAGATACGAGATACTCGCTACGTAAATAAACTTGTATTCACttgtatttttaatcaattttattgctgatttattgtttcttaaaatcgaAAGTATTTgcgatcttaaatcatttgcattttaaagatacgtcttatttctttttgtgaatcattttatgtaaagcacgtTGAGaggcccttgtgtatgaaatgtgctatataattAAAATTGCTTGCCTTGCCTTCAAAACAGTGAACacaccaaaaatgtaattctttctgtatctatctttgtgttttacagaggaAAGTTAGTCATTCAGATTTGGACAAAtgtgatggtgagtaaataatgaaagaaatattCTAAACTATATTGTGTACTGCTGGATGTACCTTTTTAGTGGAGTCCATCTTTAGCACTTTGCCAAAAGTGGAGAGAATCTGGTTCCTGTAGTCCTGTACGTTGCTGGCCTCCGCCAGAAGGAAAGCATGGCGAAGCAGGCGAGCCGAGGGAAGCTCTCTTTGAGGAGGTGGAGCCTCAAACGTGTGTCCTAAGGCTGACACGATTCCCCCAGGCTTCAGGAGAGTCATGAGGAGTGTGGTGTAAAGGTCTTTCCTGTGGAGATACTCCTCAACATGATTCTCCTGAATTTGTCGCCACACTTTAACCATGGTGTTCCCTTCGGTCCGGTCCCTCAAAAGCCGCACCACATTTTTGTCCACACCACGCCTGTAAAGTGTGATTTTTAGTATGGCAATTAATTCCAGGCACGTTAGTTGCGTTTACGCCACTCTCCAGTGTACTCACTTGTCTGTCAGAATAGCAGGAAACATGGCTTGGTGAGCCTCACTGAGTTGACAAAGAATGGCAGAATCCCATGCCAACCACCTGCCCGCCTTGCAAATGCCACCACTCCTGGCTGCTTTTGTACATGGTCCGCAGCACAGGACCTCTGTTATTATAAAGTACCAGCCGGAAACGTCACACACGTGACGAacctgcaataaaaaaaaatctggcaatattgttttctttgatcTG encodes:
- the si:ch211-243p7.3 gene encoding uncharacterized protein si:ch211-243p7.3, encoding MNVYLYKSGYHTKVRHVCDVSGWYFIITEVLCCGPCTKAARSGGICKAGRWLAWDSAILCQLSEAHQAMFPAILTDKRGVDKNVVRLLRDRTEGNTMVKVWRQIQENHVEEYLHRKDLYTTLLMTLLKPGGIVSALGHTFEAPPPQRELPSARLLRHAFLLAEASNVQDYRNQILSTFGKVLKMDSTKKVVKKLSGEGKGTAEWFTSIGNEHSQIVSFVLTCEESTRCLKPMCQGVMDRFHQANQLVPNILYIDRGCCRAQGPSAVESLFQTWVENGMVVRLDIFHWIHRFDAAIRTDSHSKYAVFKSALAGAVLAYNRTDLELLIKAVRAKDPTVFHTVADEDMMRLYVSREQLKHHVRRVTLGAQETFRLVQIAIDELKGPAGLDESGVSLFKSAEAIDGVWEGQQRHLECIQDPPEMSMYRVAHSTNINGVDLPYFKCLRGSNSLEGFHKTLPHMIPGPHCAARPYQVYLISGIARWNSDRSSDAVFGGKGRKLRSYSAPLIERLNTRCQQLFGETVEKNFQAPAAVTSNELLGLEYLFSQSTGESVAFSLSDLSKDGPSPEEEVVQPDELDPNEDDEAYQSDPEADQDRMTTDPAHINLTMEETTTAYPPAFEDACSPNPLPGFHQLENFCSLLVEIGKTENKLSLMTEQRNRLVAAWHDVMEHDKQPQKFHQLYRTHWGNTLYCRTKRDDLADAAVIQRVKMAKRYAPAQQDISAQQNRLMYTLVKLLWLGLPQKSKASPENTSILKAYERIQHCILVEDPVLSKVGIPLPKINNKTVRDFIRRQERLINLQSTRMPSASISKITSVSSKDLPPAPHQPSVLPPPVYQQIVYEHIPSKAGTKVLKERSDMVMTAPKTSSRVMPAMSTVFRPPPRNTSSTAPTQEIPATSTSTTPLTVSSGPTDTPQSIDTPSAWSRATVYKRKSTDNPTQVGVKLSRVHNLPVCTLCHQPTQGHKKYKKKTFCPVKMMSTSLGLDNRVFDSYEHFTTVVDSLK